A genomic window from Cucumis melo cultivar AY chromosome 8, USDA_Cmelo_AY_1.0, whole genome shotgun sequence includes:
- the LOC127150552 gene encoding uncharacterized protein LOC127150552 encodes MNRFVEHQMLTTFKEFRADCHRHFKKYCDPEEARANPPNALVGRDEDWHFLCDHYISRAFQEQSRTNKAARQKQPYNHSSGSKSFLQRQYKLTERRGQPVDCVELFRETHVRAGIFVSQATEDAHNQMLELQSQPTPEGSQPLSEDEICDQVLGRRPGYSKGLGWGPKPKARRTASAGSCRHLVRSPHKKRLNYKLNFMKLWNGLKYKIEITKH; translated from the exons atgaacaggtttgttgagcatcagatgctcacgacctttaaagagttccgggccgactgtcatagacatttcaaaaagtactgCGACCCGGaagaggctcgtgccaacccaccaaacgcattggttggacgtgatgaggattggcacttcctctgcgaccattatatcagtcgtgcattccag gagcaatcacggacaaacaaggctgctagacagaagcagccttacaatcatagtagcgggtccaagtcgtttctacaacgacagtataaGCTCactgaaagaagagggcagccggtCGATTGTGTGGAATTGTttcgggaaacacacgttcgagctgggatattcgtgtcgcaggccaccgaggatgcgcat aatcaaatgctggaactccaatcccagcctaccccagagggtagtcagccactctctgaggatgagatatgcgatcaggtgttgggtagacgaccaggctactcaaaaggccttggttggggacccaagccgaaggcccgcagaacggcaagtgcaGGCAGttgtcgacatcttgttcgcagtccacacaaaaagagattgaattacaagctaaacttcatgaagctttggaacggattgaagtacaagatagaaatcaccaagcattag
- the LOC103499542 gene encoding guanylate kinase 2-like has translation MGEAPAFFAHDLKEGFLNGFGLKSKGCETATVIGNKTYLVDGGCDELLLSFKVQIFDHSQGTPINPVVLGTIPNSCKGHSAIALNEDRILFIKGGSPLDDAFWFLEVDTPYVQEQRKSLGCEVVAWSKGVRGTVEKPVVVSGPSGVGKGTLISMLMKEFPTLFGFSVSHTTRAPRNMEKDGLHYHFTERSVMEKDIKEGKFLEFASVHGNLYGTSVEAVEVVADAGKRCILDIDVQGARSVRASSLDAIFIFICPPSMAELEKRLRARGTETEEQILKRLRNAEAEIKEGESSGIFDHFLFNDNLEECYLSLKKLLGIDASVNTCTESISEDLDLPPIVHSVSRIDNKIIISYRTSDLDNESQKMIVLDLSSIKGGAPGRTRGLEAYAIDSVTNGSTMINQTS, from the exons ATG GGAGAAGCCCCAGCTTTCTTCGCTCATGATTTGAAGGAGGGATTTCTGAATGGATTCGGTTTAAAATCCAAAGGTTGCGAAACAGCCACTGTCATCGGCAATAAAACA TATCTGGTTGATGGAGGTTGTGACGAATTGCTGTTGTCCTTTAAAGTTCAAATATTTGATCATTCCCAAGGAACGCC GATCAATCCAGTTGTTTTGGGAACAATACCGAACTCATGTAAAGGCCATTCGGCAATAGCTTTAAATGAAGATCGCATATTATTTATTAAGGGTGGATCCCCCTTAGATGACGCTTTTTGGTTTCTTGAG GTGGATACCCCATAtgttcaagaacaaagaaaatctTTGGGTTGTGAAGTTGTCGCTTGGAGTAAAGGTGTGAGAGGAACTGTTGAGAAGCCGGTCGTTGTTAGTGGTCCTTCTGGAGTGGGCAAGGGTACTCTTATATCAATGCTCATGAAAGAATTTCCAACCTTATTTGGATTCTCTGTTAGTCACACAACCCGTGCTCCGAGGAACATGGAGAAAGATGGCCTCCATTACCATTTTACAGAACGAAGTGTTATGGAAAAGGACATAAAAGAGGGGAAATTTCTTGAGTTTGCTTCAGTTCATGGAAACCTCTATGGAACTAGTGTTGAGGCAGTTGAAGTGGTAGCAGATGCAGGAAAA AGATGCATTCTTGACATTGACGTTCAAGGCGCAAGGTCTGTTAGGGCTAGTTCCCTGGATGCAATATTCATCTTCATCTGTCCACCTTCAATGGCAGAACTCGAGAAGCGCCTTCGTGCTAG AGGAACTGAAACTGAAGAACAAATCCTCAAACGACTGCGAAATGCTGAGGCAGAGATCAAGGAAGGAGAATCCTCTGGTATATTTGATCATTTCTTGTTCAATGATAACCTTGAAGAGTGCTATTTGAGTCTCAAG AAACTCTTGGGGATTGATGCGAGCGTCAATACTTGCACTGAATCAA TTTCAGAAGATTTGGACCTTCCTCCAATTGTCCATTCAGTATCAAGGATTGATAACAAAATTATAATAAGCTACCGAACTTCAGACCTTGATAATGAATCTCAGAAGAT GATTGTATTGGATCTATCCTCAATCAAAGGTGGAGCACCTGGCCGGACAAGAGGGCTGGAGGCTTATGCAATTGACTCGGTTACAAATGGCTCAACTATGATCAATCAGACTAGCTAA